Proteins encoded together in one Centropristis striata isolate RG_2023a ecotype Rhode Island chromosome 6, C.striata_1.0, whole genome shotgun sequence window:
- the LOC131972779 gene encoding histone H4 produces the protein MSGRGKGGKGLGKGGAKRHRKVLRDNIQGITKPAIRRLARRGGVKRISGLIYEETRGVLKVFLENVIRDAVTYTEHAKRKTVTAMDVVYALKRQGRTLYGFGG, from the coding sequence ATGTCTGGCCGCGGTAAGGGAGGGAAAGGACTCGGTAAAGGAGGCGCAAAGCGGCACCGGAAAGTTCTCCGTGATAACATCCAGGGGATCACCAAGCCCGCTATCCGCCGTCTGGCTCGCCGTGGTGGAGTGAAGCGGATCTCCGGCCTGATCTACGAGGAGACCCGTGGTGTGTTGAAGGTCTTCCTGGAGAACGTGATCCGTGATGCCGTCACCTACACCGAGCACGCCAAGAGAAAGACGGTGACCGCCATGGATGTGGTTTATGCTCTCAAGAGGCAGGGACGCACTCTGTACGGCTTCGGAGGTTAG
- the LOC131972776 gene encoding histone H2B 1/2-like has translation MPETTVKAPKKGSKKAVSKAVTKGGKKRRSKRKESYAIYVYKVLKQVHPDTGISSKAMGIMNSFVSDIFERIAGEASRLAHYNKRSTITSREIQTAVRLLLPGELAKHAVSEGTKAVTKYTSSK, from the coding sequence ATGCCTGAGACCACCGTGAAAGCGCCCAAGAAGGGCTCCAAGAAAGCCGTTTCTAAGGCCGTCACCAAGGGGGGCAAGAAGAGGAGGTCTAAGAGGAAGGAGAGCTACGCCATCTACGTGTACAAGGTGCTGAAGCAGGTCCACCCCGACACCGGCATCTCCTCCAAGGCCATGGGCATCATGAACTCGTTTGTCAGCGACATCTTTGAGCGCATCGCCGGTGAGGCCTCCCGTCTGGCTCACTACAACAAACGCTCCACCATCACGTCCAGGGAGATCCAGACCGCCGTCCGCCTGCTGCTGCCCGGGGAGCTGGCCAAGCACGCCGTGTCTGAGGGCACCAAGGCCGTCACCAAGTACACCAGCTCCAAgtag